The uncultured Flavobacterium sp. genome contains a region encoding:
- a CDS encoding phage tail protein yields MDYPVSFYFTLSFAGVDAAFKEVSGISKELSVEEIVCGGENRFKYRLPTVSNSQNLVLKRAMVPAGSQLVNWCANCIDQGLSNPIQPKNVILKLLNASGLVCMQWTFNNAYPVKYAVSDLNSQESNIAIESIELAYTYFDISKDTKFDKLFT; encoded by the coding sequence ATGGATTATCCGGTTAGCTTTTATTTTACACTATCATTTGCAGGTGTAGATGCGGCTTTCAAAGAGGTATCCGGAATTTCTAAGGAATTAAGCGTAGAAGAAATTGTTTGTGGAGGCGAAAACAGGTTTAAATACCGCCTCCCAACTGTTTCTAATAGCCAGAACTTAGTTCTTAAAAGAGCCATGGTACCCGCAGGATCTCAGTTGGTAAATTGGTGTGCCAACTGTATAGATCAGGGATTATCTAACCCAATTCAGCCCAAAAATGTGATCTTAAAATTGCTCAATGCCTCTGGTTTGGTATGTATGCAATGGACTTTTAACAATGCCTATCCGGTAAAATATGCTGTTTCTGACTTAAACTCTCAGGAAAGCAATATTGCTATAGAATCTATTGAACTTGCTTATACCTATTTTGATATTTCTAAGGATACAAAATTTGATAAACTTTTTACGTAA
- a CDS encoding phage tail protein encodes MPPPDDGSVQGATWPMPKFRFEVDLGTELTKVAFQEVTGMDVENQIIEYRKSNSPLFSVEKMPGITKYGNVTMKRGIFVNDNTFWDWHQQVVMNTIKRRTVLIKLLDEKGDVTMQWTLNNAWPTKITSTDLKSDGNEVAVDTIEIAHEQLIIKNGGK; translated from the coding sequence ATGCCACCACCAGATGACGGAAGCGTACAAGGCGCAACATGGCCAATGCCAAAGTTTAGGTTCGAAGTAGATCTTGGAACTGAATTAACAAAAGTAGCTTTTCAGGAAGTTACCGGAATGGATGTCGAAAATCAAATTATAGAATATCGCAAAAGTAACAGCCCTCTTTTTTCTGTAGAAAAAATGCCGGGAATTACTAAATACGGAAACGTTACTATGAAGCGAGGCATCTTTGTAAATGACAATACTTTTTGGGATTGGCATCAGCAAGTCGTAATGAATACGATTAAAAGAAGAACGGTTCTAATAAAATTATTGGACGAAAAAGGCGATGTAACCATGCAATGGACTTTAAATAATGCCTGGCCAACTAAAATTACCAGCACAGATTTAAAATCTGACGGAAATGAGGTTGCGGTAGACACTATAGAAATTGCACATGAACAACTAATCATCAAAAATGGTGGTAAGTAA
- a CDS encoding phage tail sheath C-terminal domain-containing protein: MNLSTIKTPGVYIQELNAFPNSVVAVATAVPAFIGYTPQASYEGKSYTNKAVKITSFADFKAFFCKPDPDAPASPAKQYNPEYYLVPEKSQPPKGDYMLIAGTYYSIVPDPNTVYYLYNSVRLFYENGGGDAYIVSVGPYGPQSQKPGTPGIPVVNPNVQLNDLINGLSLLQNEQEPTMYICPEATLLSLDNNGSLMQAMLLQCTNMQTAMCLFDIIGGDDPDPILYKQDIVNFRMNTGSNGLNYGMAYYPFIGTTIMQNSDIDYTNLFGGDIKQLEAILNPPSAPNPVVASIIAGIQDPASTLTVTQNNNALLIASQTYTQMIKHILKDANILPPSGAMAGVITTVDNAIGPWEAPANMSIVGVSSLPISISQSQQENLNIDAISGKSINAIRTFNGLGILIWGSRTLDGNSQDWRYIPVRRTMIFLEQSCKLAAQAYVFQPNDKNTWEAVISMISSFLSSIWKQGGLQGASASDAFSVACGLGTTMTADDLLNGFMNVTVKVAVVHPAEFIVLTFQQQMATSS, from the coding sequence ATGAATTTATCTACCATCAAAACTCCTGGTGTTTACATTCAAGAATTAAATGCTTTTCCAAATTCAGTTGTGGCAGTTGCTACAGCCGTACCAGCATTTATAGGGTACACACCTCAAGCCTCTTACGAAGGAAAATCGTATACGAATAAGGCGGTAAAAATCACATCATTTGCTGATTTTAAGGCTTTTTTCTGTAAACCGGATCCTGATGCTCCTGCAAGCCCGGCTAAGCAATACAACCCTGAATACTATTTAGTACCAGAAAAAAGTCAACCTCCAAAAGGAGATTATATGTTGATTGCCGGAACGTACTATTCTATAGTACCTGATCCTAACACTGTTTATTATTTGTACAATAGCGTAAGGCTTTTTTACGAAAATGGCGGTGGAGATGCTTATATTGTTTCTGTTGGACCTTATGGCCCTCAGTCACAAAAACCGGGAACTCCCGGCATTCCTGTTGTAAACCCAAATGTGCAATTGAACGATCTGATTAATGGTCTTTCGTTATTGCAAAATGAGCAGGAACCAACCATGTACATCTGTCCTGAAGCGACTTTGCTAAGTTTAGACAACAATGGTTCACTAATGCAGGCAATGCTTCTTCAGTGTACAAATATGCAAACAGCAATGTGTTTATTTGACATTATTGGTGGCGACGATCCTGATCCTATTTTGTACAAGCAGGACATTGTAAATTTCAGAATGAACACGGGTTCTAATGGTTTAAATTATGGAATGGCTTATTATCCTTTTATAGGAACTACCATAATGCAAAACTCTGATATTGATTACACTAATTTATTTGGTGGCGATATAAAACAATTAGAGGCTATCCTTAATCCTCCAAGTGCTCCTAACCCGGTTGTTGCTTCAATTATTGCCGGTATTCAAGATCCGGCGAGTACCCTGACGGTAACACAAAACAATAATGCTCTTTTGATTGCGAGTCAAACTTATACTCAAATGATCAAGCACATCCTGAAAGATGCTAATATTCTTCCTCCAAGTGGTGCTATGGCAGGTGTTATTACTACTGTCGATAATGCAATTGGTCCGTGGGAAGCGCCTGCAAATATGTCTATTGTTGGAGTATCGTCTTTGCCTATTTCTATTTCTCAAAGTCAACAGGAAAATTTAAATATCGATGCGATTTCCGGTAAATCTATCAATGCGATCAGAACTTTTAATGGTTTAGGTATTTTAATCTGGGGATCAAGAACTCTGGACGGAAACAGTCAGGACTGGAGATATATTCCGGTGCGAAGAACTATGATTTTTCTGGAACAATCTTGTAAACTGGCAGCTCAGGCTTATGTTTTTCAGCCTAATGACAAAAATACCTGGGAAGCTGTTATCTCAATGATCAGCAGTTTTCTTAGTTCGATCTGGAAACAAGGCGGTTTACAGGGCGCAAGTGCTTCTGATGCTTTTTCAGTTGCCTGCGGATTGGGTACAACAATGACTGCCGATGATCTTTTAAACGGATTCATGAATGTTACCGTAAAAGTAGCTGTAGTTCATCCTGCTGAATTTATCGTATTGACATTTCAACAGCAAATGGCTACTTCTAGTTAA
- a CDS encoding Pvc16 family protein, protein MIHQSLQFTNKLLGQFLKNRFGLDEDKTVLNYLIEPSGTLPKANQNKVVLSLINIEKETNQPFYIRNQRLENGNFSNFNPTEKYNIDLLISSNFDDYNESLKFLDAIIVFFQVNNYVDASSSSSLPDGISRLEFEYEKISYHQMHSLWTAMAAKYQPSIIYKMKLIKVQANETIEIIPSIKNTNNTIGV, encoded by the coding sequence ATGATACATCAATCACTTCAATTTACGAATAAATTACTGGGACAGTTTTTAAAAAACCGCTTTGGTTTAGACGAAGACAAAACGGTCCTGAATTATCTAATTGAACCAAGTGGTACTTTGCCTAAAGCAAATCAAAACAAAGTCGTATTATCCTTAATTAATATTGAAAAAGAAACCAACCAGCCCTTTTATATTCGGAATCAAAGATTGGAAAACGGAAATTTCTCCAATTTTAATCCAACAGAAAAATACAACATTGACTTATTGATTAGCAGCAACTTTGACGATTATAACGAATCCTTAAAATTTCTGGATGCTATTATTGTCTTCTTTCAGGTTAATAATTATGTCGATGCTTCGTCTTCGTCTTCTCTACCGGATGGCATTTCCAGATTAGAATTTGAATATGAAAAAATATCGTATCACCAGATGCACAGTTTGTGGACTGCAATGGCCGCAAAATATCAGCCTTCGATCATCTATAAAATGAAGCTGATAAAAGTTCAGGCAAACGAAACGATAGAAATCATACCGTCTATAAAAAACACTAACAATACTATTGGGGTATGA
- a CDS encoding META domain-containing protein: MKNYILLFVAVLALSFNSCTTMKNTTSSSDLYNTSWELEYISGPRIAFDGLFPSKKPFIKFDESKKEVAGNAGCNGYSAPYTLKGNSLSFGEQGPTTMMFCDGGGEQVFTQMIRKIDSYSVDKDGKLNLLMKDVPMMRFKKVAK; encoded by the coding sequence ATGAAAAATTACATCTTATTATTTGTTGCTGTTTTAGCACTATCATTTAATTCTTGTACAACGATGAAGAATACCACAAGCTCATCTGATCTCTACAATACGTCTTGGGAGTTAGAATACATTTCTGGTCCTCGTATTGCTTTTGATGGTCTGTTTCCTAGCAAAAAACCGTTTATCAAATTTGACGAAAGTAAAAAAGAAGTTGCAGGAAATGCAGGTTGTAATGGATATAGCGCTCCTTATACTTTAAAAGGAAATTCTCTTAGTTTTGGAGAACAAGGTCCAACTACAATGATGTTTTGTGACGGCGGCGGCGAACAGGTTTTTACGCAAATGATTAGAAAAATCGATTCATATTCTGTCGATAAAGACGGTAAACTAAATTTATTGATGAAAGATGTGCCAATGATGAGATTTAAAAAAGTGGCTAAATAA
- a CDS encoding Lrp/AsnC ligand binding domain-containing protein produces the protein MASIKKNENTDYLDREIMQKLSENGRIPFSDLAKELNISNSLVHLRVRKLQEAGIITGFSVKLNPKELGFETITYTGIVTKEARFSYSIAEKLKDIPEVIECHWVSGKYALFIKIVSANNEELRKILYEQIHQIEGVGSTDSFFSFGSAFEKNLPV, from the coding sequence ATGGCGAGCATCAAGAAGAATGAAAATACTGATTATTTAGATAGAGAGATCATGCAAAAACTAAGTGAGAATGGAAGAATTCCTTTTTCTGATCTGGCAAAAGAATTAAATATCTCCAATTCATTGGTACACTTAAGAGTACGAAAATTACAGGAAGCAGGAATAATCACTGGCTTTTCGGTAAAACTAAATCCCAAAGAACTTGGCTTTGAAACTATTACCTATACAGGAATCGTTACTAAAGAAGCGCGTTTCTCATATTCGATTGCCGAAAAACTTAAAGATATTCCGGAAGTAATCGAATGTCATTGGGTTTCGGGAAAATATGCTTTATTCATTAAAATTGTTTCGGCAAATAATGAAGAACTTCGTAAAATTTTATACGAACAAATTCATCAAATTGAAGGAGTTGGAAGCACTGATTCTTTCTTTTCTTTTGGATCTGCATTTGAAAAAAATCTGCCGGTTTAG
- a CDS encoding DUF1338 domain-containing protein has translation MNKDQLLTKLWEQYADITPSARKIHELLENRGEEIQNDHIAIRTFNDKRVNIEVLEKPFLNVGYEAKGEYNFETKKLYAKHYEHATDKSAPRIFISELELEKCSAELQETVQNILNSCDQSVFNDPELVLSGSVWKGNSQAIYKSLLEESEYAAWMYVYGFRANHFTINTNALKDFKTLEELNNFLEESGWKLNASGGKIKGTPEQLLEQSSTLADLYVVDFEEGALEIPSCYYEFALRYPMANGELYQGFVASSADKIFESTDVKLQETK, from the coding sequence ATGAATAAAGATCAATTACTTACGAAACTATGGGAGCAATATGCTGATATTACTCCATCTGCGAGAAAAATACATGAATTATTAGAAAACAGAGGCGAGGAAATCCAGAATGACCATATCGCAATTCGTACTTTCAATGATAAGCGTGTTAATATTGAGGTATTAGAAAAACCTTTTTTAAATGTTGGTTATGAAGCAAAAGGAGAATATAATTTTGAAACTAAAAAATTATATGCCAAACATTATGAGCATGCAACAGATAAAAGCGCGCCAAGAATTTTTATTTCTGAATTAGAATTGGAAAAATGTTCGGCTGAATTGCAAGAGACAGTACAGAATATATTGAACAGTTGTGATCAAAGTGTATTTAATGATCCTGAATTGGTTTTAAGCGGATCTGTTTGGAAAGGAAACTCACAAGCAATTTACAAATCATTATTAGAAGAATCTGAATATGCAGCTTGGATGTACGTTTACGGTTTTAGAGCAAATCACTTCACTATAAATACGAATGCTTTAAAAGATTTTAAAACATTAGAAGAATTAAACAACTTCTTAGAAGAAAGCGGTTGGAAACTAAACGCATCTGGTGGAAAAATCAAAGGAACACCAGAGCAATTATTAGAACAATCAAGCACATTGGCAGATTTATACGTAGTTGATTTTGAGGAAGGAGCATTAGAAATTCCGTCTTGCTATTATGAATTTGCACTTCGTTACCCAATGGCAAACGGAGAATTGTACCAAGGATTTGTAGCATCATCTGCTGATAAAATCTTTGAAAGTACAGATGTAAAGTTGCAGGAAACTAAATAA
- a CDS encoding aldehyde dehydrogenase family protein gives MTTTELRFGIEEALDQLGIKEINEGTSTGLNNFSNGEILESYSPVDGQLIGKIKTSTAADYEKVMESATAAFKQFRVMPAPQRGEIVHQFGEKLRQNKEALGKLVSYEMGKSLQEGYGEVQEMIDICDFAVGLSRQLHGLTMHSERPGHRMYEQYHPLGVVGIISAFNFPVAVWAWNTALAWICGDVCVWKPSEKTPLCGIACQNIIAEVIKENNLPEGISCLINGDYKIGELLTSDKRVPLISATGSTRMGKIVAQVVAGRLGSSLLELGGNNAIIVTPDADIKMTVIGAVFGAVGTAGQRCTSTRRLIIHESIYDKVKDAIVSAYKQLRIGNPLDEKNHVGPLIDKHAVEMYNQALEKVVAEGGKILVEGGVLSGEGYESGCYVKPAIAEADNTFEIVQHETFAPVLYLLKYSGTVTDAIAIQNGVAQGLSSAIMTNNLREAELFLSVTGSDCGIANVNIGTSGAEIGGAFGGEKETGGGRESGSDAWKVYMRRQTNTINYTTSLPLAQGIKFDL, from the coding sequence ATGACAACAACAGAATTACGATTTGGAATAGAAGAAGCCTTAGACCAATTAGGTATAAAGGAAATTAATGAAGGAACTTCAACAGGATTAAACAATTTTTCGAACGGAGAAATTTTAGAAAGTTATTCTCCGGTAGACGGACAATTAATTGGAAAAATTAAAACTTCGACTGCCGCTGATTACGAAAAAGTAATGGAATCTGCTACCGCTGCTTTCAAACAATTCAGAGTAATGCCAGCGCCGCAACGTGGAGAAATCGTGCATCAGTTTGGAGAAAAATTACGCCAAAACAAAGAAGCTTTAGGAAAACTGGTTTCTTATGAAATGGGTAAATCATTACAGGAAGGTTACGGAGAAGTTCAGGAAATGATCGACATCTGTGACTTTGCAGTAGGACTTTCGCGTCAGCTGCACGGATTAACGATGCATTCAGAGCGTCCAGGACACAGAATGTACGAACAATATCATCCTTTGGGAGTTGTCGGAATCATTTCGGCATTCAACTTTCCGGTAGCAGTTTGGGCTTGGAATACAGCTTTGGCTTGGATTTGTGGTGATGTTTGCGTTTGGAAACCATCTGAGAAAACGCCTCTTTGCGGAATTGCCTGCCAGAATATTATTGCTGAGGTTATCAAAGAAAATAATCTTCCGGAAGGTATTTCATGCTTAATCAATGGCGATTATAAAATAGGAGAGTTGTTGACAAGCGATAAGCGTGTACCGTTAATTTCGGCTACAGGTTCTACTCGTATGGGTAAAATCGTAGCGCAGGTAGTTGCGGGACGTTTAGGAAGTTCATTATTAGAATTAGGCGGAAACAATGCGATTATCGTTACGCCGGATGCAGATATTAAAATGACCGTTATTGGTGCCGTTTTTGGAGCCGTAGGAACAGCGGGACAAAGATGTACATCAACACGTCGTTTGATCATTCACGAAAGTATTTATGATAAAGTTAAAGATGCAATTGTTTCAGCCTACAAACAGTTACGTATCGGAAACCCATTAGACGAAAAAAATCATGTTGGTCCGCTAATCGATAAACATGCAGTCGAAATGTACAATCAGGCTCTTGAAAAAGTAGTTGCCGAGGGAGGAAAAATCCTTGTTGAAGGCGGTGTACTTTCAGGAGAAGGTTACGAAAGCGGTTGCTACGTAAAACCTGCAATTGCAGAAGCTGATAACACATTTGAAATTGTACAACACGAAACTTTTGCCCCAGTCTTGTACTTATTAAAATACTCAGGAACTGTGACCGATGCCATTGCTATCCAGAACGGTGTAGCACAAGGATTATCCTCTGCAATTATGACCAATAATTTAAGAGAAGCTGAATTGTTCTTGTCTGTTACAGGATCTGACTGTGGTATTGCAAACGTAAATATTGGAACATCAGGTGCTGAAATTGGAGGAGCTTTTGGTGGAGAAAAAGAAACAGGCGGAGGAAGAGAATCCGGATCTGATGCCTGGAAAGTTTATATGCGAAGACAAACTAATACAATCAACTACACAACGAGTTTACCATTAGCACAAGGAATAAAATTTGACTTATAA